From the Streptomyces pluripotens genome, one window contains:
- the fdxA gene encoding ferredoxin: protein MTYVIAQPCVDVKDKACIEECPVDCIYEGQRSLYIHPDECVDCGACEPVCPVEAIFYEDDTPEEWKDYYKANVEFFDELGSPGGASKLGLIERDHPVIAALPPQAQ, encoded by the coding sequence GTGACCTATGTCATCGCGCAGCCTTGTGTCGACGTCAAGGACAAGGCGTGCATCGAGGAGTGCCCGGTCGACTGCATCTACGAGGGCCAGCGGTCCTTGTACATCCACCCGGACGAATGCGTCGACTGTGGTGCCTGTGAGCCGGTCTGCCCGGTCGAGGCGATCTTCTACGAGGACGACACTCCGGAGGAGTGGAAGGACTACTACAAGGCGAACGTCGAGTTCTTCGACGAGCTGGGGTCTCCCGGCGGTGCCAGCAAACTGGGGCTGATCGAACGCGACCACCCCGTCATCGCCGCGCTGCCGCCGCAGGCCCAGTGA
- a CDS encoding bifunctional succinyldiaminopimelate transaminase/glutamate-prephenate aminotransferase: MPAASARPSASHGQSLRDRLPAFPWDKLEPYKKTAAAHPDGIVDLSVGTPVDPVPELVQKALMDAADSPGYPTVWGTLALRDAITGWLERRLGARDVTHHHVLPVVGSKELVAWLPTQLGLGPGDKVAYPRLAYPTYEVGARLARADYEVYDDPRELDPSGLKLLWLNSPSNPTGRVLSKEDLAGIVSWAREHGVLLVSDECYLELGWDADPVSVLHPDVNEGSYDGVVAVHSLSKRSNLAGYRAAFIAGDPTVLGPLLEIRKHGGMMTPAPTQAAAVAALGDDEHVRVQRERYAARREALRGALLGHGFRIEHSEASLYLWATRDESCWDTVSHLAGLGILVAPGDFYGEAGDRFVRVALTATDERVRAAVARL, translated from the coding sequence GTGCCCGCAGCCTCCGCCCGTCCGTCCGCCTCCCACGGGCAGTCGCTCCGCGACCGTCTCCCCGCCTTCCCCTGGGACAAGCTGGAGCCGTACAAGAAGACGGCCGCCGCCCACCCGGACGGCATCGTCGACCTGTCGGTCGGCACTCCGGTCGACCCGGTCCCCGAGCTGGTCCAGAAGGCCCTGATGGACGCGGCCGACTCCCCGGGTTACCCGACCGTGTGGGGCACCCTCGCCCTGCGCGACGCGATCACCGGCTGGTTGGAGCGCCGCCTGGGTGCCCGCGACGTCACCCACCACCACGTCCTGCCGGTCGTCGGCTCGAAGGAGCTGGTGGCCTGGCTGCCGACCCAGCTCGGCCTCGGTCCCGGTGACAAGGTGGCCTACCCGCGCCTGGCCTACCCGACCTACGAGGTCGGCGCCCGTCTGGCCCGAGCCGACTACGAGGTCTACGACGACCCGCGCGAGCTGGACCCGTCCGGCCTGAAGCTGCTCTGGCTGAACTCCCCGTCCAACCCCACCGGCAGGGTCCTGTCCAAGGAGGACCTGGCCGGCATCGTCTCCTGGGCCCGCGAGCACGGCGTGCTGCTCGTCTCCGACGAGTGCTACCTGGAGCTGGGCTGGGATGCCGACCCGGTCTCGGTCCTGCACCCCGACGTCAACGAGGGCTCCTACGACGGGGTCGTGGCCGTCCATTCCCTCTCCAAGCGCTCGAACCTGGCCGGCTACCGTGCCGCCTTCATCGCGGGCGACCCGACCGTCCTGGGCCCCTTGCTGGAGATCCGCAAGCACGGCGGCATGATGACCCCCGCGCCGACGCAGGCCGCCGCGGTGGCGGCCCTGGGCGACGACGAACACGTCCGTGTGCAGCGCGAGCGCTACGCGGCCCGCCGCGAGGCCCTGCGTGGCGCGCTGCTCGGCCACGGCTTCCGCATCGAGCACAGCGAGGCCAGCCTCTACCTCTGGGCCACCCGGGACGAGTCCTGCTGGGACACCGTCTCCCACCTGGCCGGCCTGGGCATCCTGGTCGCGCCGGGCGATTTCTACGGTGAGGCGGGCGACAGGTTCGTCCGCGTGGCCCTGACGGCGACGGACGAGCGGGTGCGCGCGGCGGTGGCGCGCTTGTAG
- a CDS encoding heavy metal transporter, which yields MPEPSPTRPKRHGRLLRFTAALLVLCGIAAYLVVQYVTGGGARGCKVVSASGGATSYEFTPEQAVNAATIAAVGTEHDMPERAVTIALATALQESGLRNIEHGDRDSLGLFQQRPSQGWGTERQIMDPSYAAGMFYAHLAKVPDYTDLPLTVAAQRVQRSGYPEAYAKHEVDASLLAAALTGRAAATLTCDGRPARTASATGPDAVRAALVRDFGRDALREAGAQVGGTPVPAPTPAPSVTSTARGRTVTVPVPEGAKADATGRTERERGWQLAHWAVANSSALHIERVSYAGREWSAGRGADRWGPVGPADAGGAQESTGAVRIVTGQ from the coding sequence GTGCCAGAGCCGTCCCCCACTCGCCCCAAGCGTCACGGCCGCCTCCTCCGGTTCACCGCGGCCCTGTTGGTCCTGTGCGGCATCGCCGCGTACCTCGTGGTGCAGTACGTCACCGGCGGCGGCGCACGCGGCTGCAAGGTGGTGTCAGCCTCGGGCGGCGCGACATCGTACGAGTTCACACCGGAGCAGGCAGTGAACGCGGCGACGATCGCCGCCGTCGGCACCGAGCACGACATGCCCGAGCGGGCCGTGACGATCGCGCTGGCGACTGCCCTGCAGGAGTCGGGCCTGCGCAACATCGAACACGGCGACCGGGATTCGCTGGGGCTGTTCCAGCAACGGCCATCGCAGGGCTGGGGCACCGAGCGGCAGATCATGGATCCGTCGTACGCGGCGGGCATGTTCTATGCGCACCTGGCCAAGGTGCCGGACTACACGGATCTGCCACTGACGGTGGCCGCGCAACGGGTGCAGCGCAGCGGCTATCCGGAGGCGTACGCGAAGCACGAGGTGGACGCCTCGCTGCTGGCCGCGGCGCTGACCGGGCGCGCGGCGGCCACGCTGACCTGTGACGGGCGCCCGGCACGCACGGCCTCGGCGACCGGTCCGGACGCAGTACGGGCGGCGCTGGTAAGGGACTTCGGACGGGACGCGCTGCGGGAGGCCGGTGCGCAGGTGGGCGGTACGCCCGTGCCGGCGCCGACCCCCGCGCCGAGCGTGACCTCGACCGCGCGCGGGCGGACCGTGACCGTCCCGGTGCCCGAGGGCGCGAAGGCCGACGCCACCGGACGCACCGAACGGGAGCGGGGCTGGCAGCTGGCGCACTGGGCGGTCGCCAACTCCTCGGCGCTGCACATCGAGCGGGTCTCGTATGCAGGACGGGAGTGGAGCGCGGGCCGTGGTGCCGACCGGTGGGGGCCGGTTGGCCCGGCGGACGCCGGTGGTGCGCAGGAGTCCACCGGGGCGGTCAGGATCGTGACCGGACAGTAG